The DNA region GTTTGGCCGTTTGTACATCTTCTCCGCCGACAATGATATTGAAGAAGCTGCCGGGGAAATGTTGGTCGAGCATTTCCTTAATTCGGTAACGGTATTTGGTGGAGATGATACCTATGAATGCACCCGCATCTTTCAGGGCCAGCAGTACAGACTTGGTTTCCAGAAAAAGCACGGTGTTTATTGTCATGTGGGTGTCCGCTTCTTTCCTGTATTCACTTTTAAAACCGGCCAGCTGCTCTTCATCCGTCACTCCCGTCAGGATAGAAAAAGATTCTTCCAATGTTTTCCCGATGGTGCGTTTAATGTCTTCATCGGTCACATTTGTATAGCCATGTTTATTGAGCACATTGCGAAAGCAAGTAACAATGCCGCGAGAAGAGTCTGCGAGCGTGTAATCAAAGTCAAAGAGATAAGTCGTATAGCCCATGTCGCTTTTTGCGGCAAAGTTATAAATTAATTGGAATTTTCTGACTATATTTGTTCGCACTATGAATTTATTTTAAAAACTGCTAAGTGTTTCTTTGCGCTGAGTTGTTCCATACATACGTTAACTATGTAATATTATGAAACTATCAGAATTATCTTTTTGGATTTTGCTTCTTTTCTCTTTTTCAGCGTGTGTATCCCAACAACCGGATGCGGAAACTGAGTGTTATGCAACAAAGTACGTCAATCCTTTTATTGGTACCGATTTTACAGGAAATACTTATCCTGGAGCGCAGGCACCGTTCGGTATGGTGCAGTTAAGCCCCGATAATGGTCTTCCTGGCTGGGATCGCATCTCCGGTTATTTCTATCCGGACAGCACGATTGCAGGTTTCAGCCACACTCATCTTTCGGGTACGGGAGCCGGTGATTTATATGATATATCTTTTATGCCCGTGACTCTGCCTTATAAAGAAGCAGATGCGCCGTTGGGCATTCACTCTTTATTTTCCCATGATGAAGAAACAGCCAGTGCCGGATATTATCAGGTGCGGCTGAAAGATTATGATATCAACGTGGAACTGACAGCAACCGAGCGTTGTGGCATTCAGTGTTATACTTTTCCTGAAGCGGACGCAGCTATATTCCTCAATCTGCGGAAAGCTATGAACTGGGACTTTACGAATGATACCCGCATTGAAGTACTCGATTCGGTAACCATTCAAGGATACCGTTTTTCTGACGGTTGGGCACGCGACCAGCACATTTATTTCCGTACCCGTTTTTCTAAACCGTTTGCATCCGTACAGTTAGATACTGCTGCTGTCATCAAAGACGGTAAGCGTATAGGTAGCTCTGCTATTGCCCGTTTTGATTTCCACACAAGTGCAGGGGAACAGATTCTTGTCACCACAGCTATTTCGGGGGTAAGTATGGAAGGCGCAGCACGCAATCTTGCTGCTGAAGCTCCGGCGGACGATTTTGACAAGTATCTGGCTGCAACCCGTAAGAACTGGAACGAGCAACTTTCCAAAGTAGAAATCAAGAGCAATGACATTGACGAGAAAGTTAAGTTCTATACAGCCCTTTATCATTCCATGCTGGCCCCTACTATCTATAGCGATGTGGATGGTGCCTATTATGGCCCTGATAAGCAAGTGCATCAGGCAGACGGATGGACCAACTACAGTACTTTCTCATTATGGGATACCTACCGTGCCGCTCATCCCCTTTATACCTATATCGAACCACAGCGTGTAAATGATATGGTAAAATCCTTTCTAGCCTTTTCTGAACAGAACGGACGTCTCCCGGTATGGAATTTCTATGGAAGTGAAACGGATATGATGATAGGTTATCATGCAGTTCCCGTCATAGTGGATGCTTACTTGAAAGGGATTGGGGATTTTGATCCGAAGAAAGCTTTAGCCGCATGTGTAGCTACAGCCAATATTGATGAATATCGTGGAATAGGATTATATAAAAAATATGGTTATGTGCCTTATGATGTAACGGATCACTATAATTCAGAGAACTGGTCACTTTCTAAAACCCTGGAATACGCTTACGATGATTATTGCATTGCCCGTATGGCGGAGAAACTGGGCGAAAAGCAAATAGCAGATGAATTTTATAAGCGTTCTCTGAATTATAAGAATGTGTATAATTCTCATACAACCTTCATGCAACCGCGGAATAACAAAGGAACCTTCATTGAGAACTTCAGTCCGGATGATTATACTCCGCATATTTGCGAAAGTAACGGCTGGCAATATTTCTGGTCTGTACAACAAGACGTTGATGGGCTGATCAGTCTGGTTGGAGGCAAGGAACGTTTTACCCAGAAACTGGATAGTATGTTCACTTACAATCCTTCTGCGGATGAAGATCTGCCTATTTTCAGTACTGGAATGATCGGGCAGTATGCACATGGTAATGAACCGAGTCACCATGTCATTTATTTGTTTAATGCCATAGGGCAACCTTGGAAGACTCAGAAGTATGCAGCTGAGGTGATGCATGAATTATATAGGAATACACCTGTCGGTTTGTGCGGGAATGAAGACTGTGGTCAGATGTCTGCCTGGTATGTGTTCAGTGCAATGGGCTTCTATCCGGTAGACCCGATTAGCGGCAAATATGAGATAGGTACTCCCATGTATCCTGAGATGAAGATGCATCTGGCTAACGGTAAAACATTTACGATATTGGCACCGGCTGTCAGCAAAGAGAATATTTATATCCAGTCGGTAAAACTCGACGGAAAGCCTTATGATAAAAGTTATATCACGCATGAGCAAATAATGAATGGTTCTATCTTTGAATTTGAGATGGGGAATAAACCAGATAAAGTGTGGTATGAGATAGAGTGATAGAGTGATGGATGGTGCCAGATAATATAATTGTGGGATTATGAGTGATAACTTTGACCTGACTTATAAACTCCTTTTCCGTAAGTACTACGCCAATCTGCTTTTCTATGCCACGCGCATCGTGGGTGATGAAGAAGCGGAGGACGTAGTACAAGATGTATTTGTAGAATTGTGGCGGCGGAAAGATACGATAACGGTAGGAGAGCAGATACAGGCATTTCTGTATCGGGCGGTGTATACCCGTGCTTTGAATGTACTGAAGCACCGGGATATCAAGAATACTTATGAAGCTGTAGTGACGGAGATCAACCAGAAAAGAATAGAGTTTTATCAGCCGGACAGTAATGATGTCGTGAAGAGGATAGAAGACCGTGAACTCAGAAAGGAACTCTCCGAGGCTATAAATGAATTGCCGGATAAGTGTAAGACGGTCTTTAGACTCAGCTATCTGCATGATATGAAGAATAAGGAAATAGCAGATACTATGGGGATATCATTGCGGACCGTGGAGGCTCATATGTATAAAGCCTTGAAGTTTCTGCGTGAGAGGTTGGGTTACCTGAACTTTATGTTAGTCCTGTTTTTATTAGGTAAGGTATAAGTGTTTTTAGCGAAACGGTTGTTTTAATAGTATGATGAAGGAAGGAATGAATAAGTTGGATGAAGAATTGATGGCCAAATTCCTTATGGGGGAATGCTCTGAAGAAGAGCTC from Bacteroides sp. MSB163 includes:
- a CDS encoding GH92 family glycosyl hydrolase; the encoded protein is MKLSELSFWILLLFSFSACVSQQPDAETECYATKYVNPFIGTDFTGNTYPGAQAPFGMVQLSPDNGLPGWDRISGYFYPDSTIAGFSHTHLSGTGAGDLYDISFMPVTLPYKEADAPLGIHSLFSHDEETASAGYYQVRLKDYDINVELTATERCGIQCYTFPEADAAIFLNLRKAMNWDFTNDTRIEVLDSVTIQGYRFSDGWARDQHIYFRTRFSKPFASVQLDTAAVIKDGKRIGSSAIARFDFHTSAGEQILVTTAISGVSMEGAARNLAAEAPADDFDKYLAATRKNWNEQLSKVEIKSNDIDEKVKFYTALYHSMLAPTIYSDVDGAYYGPDKQVHQADGWTNYSTFSLWDTYRAAHPLYTYIEPQRVNDMVKSFLAFSEQNGRLPVWNFYGSETDMMIGYHAVPVIVDAYLKGIGDFDPKKALAACVATANIDEYRGIGLYKKYGYVPYDVTDHYNSENWSLSKTLEYAYDDYCIARMAEKLGEKQIADEFYKRSLNYKNVYNSHTTFMQPRNNKGTFIENFSPDDYTPHICESNGWQYFWSVQQDVDGLISLVGGKERFTQKLDSMFTYNPSADEDLPIFSTGMIGQYAHGNEPSHHVIYLFNAIGQPWKTQKYAAEVMHELYRNTPVGLCGNEDCGQMSAWYVFSAMGFYPVDPISGKYEIGTPMYPEMKMHLANGKTFTILAPAVSKENIYIQSVKLDGKPYDKSYITHEQIMNGSIFEFEMGNKPDKVWYEIE
- a CDS encoding RNA polymerase sigma-70 factor, producing MSDNFDLTYKLLFRKYYANLLFYATRIVGDEEAEDVVQDVFVELWRRKDTITVGEQIQAFLYRAVYTRALNVLKHRDIKNTYEAVVTEINQKRIEFYQPDSNDVVKRIEDRELRKELSEAINELPDKCKTVFRLSYLHDMKNKEIADTMGISLRTVEAHMYKALKFLRERLGYLNFMLVLFLLGKV